The stretch of DNA GCACCTGGCACGACACCGTCTTCCTCGAACGCCGCTCACCCATCAACTGACCCACCAGCGCGGACAAGATCACACTGACTGTGTCGCCCACGACCCAGACACTTGCAGGAAATTTGAACACTAGTCCGGCACGCTACTTGTGCTCTCAACCAGTAGTCGCGCTTACTGCTTGCGGCCGGGAGCATGGCGCTTCGCGGCTCATGGTTCTCTGGTGGCGCCCCAGTCTTGGTGAACAGGCTCAAGCAGCCAACTTCTCGGCCCAGGACAGGTCGAATTCGGCATTGCGGCCGTCACAGCGAGGCGTGCCCAAGTGCGCTCACTGATCTGAACCTTCGGGAGATGGTCGAGGCCAACGGCAGGAACTTCGACCTACGCGCCGAGGGCAACGTGCTGCTGCTGGAGCACCCGGACCGGCCGGCGTGATGGGCAATGTCAGCACGCTGCTCGGCGAGTGCGGCATACCTAGTCGTTCTTTCACGAGGTCAGCGGCGAAACGCCTCCGCAACGTCACGCAACGCGGCACCAAAGCGGTCCACGTGCTCGCGCAATGTGTACAGACCGGGCGTGACTCGGACGCATCCGCCCCGGGCCGGGCCGTCCTTGTCCACGACGAAGATCTGGTACCTGTCGAAGAGGTACTTCGCGATCTTTTCATTGTCTTCGGTGGAGGTGCGCCCGGTGATGCGGAAGCTCGTGATTCCACCGTGCATCTTCGCGTCTGCGGGGGTCAGAACTTCCACGTTGGAGAGGTCAGCGGCCGCCTCGACCCAGCAGTCCCGCAGGTACTGGAGTCGTGCTTGCTTGACAGCGGCACCGCCGAGGTCGTCGTGGTAGTCCAGGGCAGCCGGGACCGAGAGCATCGACGCCACGTCGCGGGTTCCGGAAACCACGCGGGACTTGATGTCGTCGGCCGGGTTGGACTCGTCTTCGAAAAGGACATCGATCGAGCCCAGACGTTCTTTGCGAATGTAGAGGAAGCCGGTGCCGAGAGGCGCACCAATCCACTTGTGCAGCGAAAATCCAACGAAGTCGGCGCCGAGGTCCTCGACGCGGAAGTCCAGTTGTCCCCACGAATGAGCGGCATCGACGATGACATCGACACCGTGGGCACGTGCCATGCTCACGATCTCGCGAACCGGCGTCGCAAGGCCCGTGCGGTTGTTCACGTGGCTTAGCAACAGCAACTTGGTTTTCGGGTTCTTGCGCAAAGCCGCATCGTAGGCATCCAGGACGGCTTGCCGGGTGGGCGGCTCGGGGAGCGCGAAAGTCGCCACCTCGACGCCGCGGCGCTGCTTCAGCCAGTCCATGGCGTCTTGCATGTCCGGGTAGTCGAGGTCGGCGTACATCACCGTGTCACCGGCGCGGAGATCGTTGTAGCCGCTGATGAGGTTCTGCAGCGCTTCGGTTCCACTTTGAGTCAACGCGATCTCTTCGTCGCGCGCACCTAGCATGGCAGCGATCCGTGCTCGGATCTTGTCCGCGTCCGGCTTGTAGGTAGTGCGCAGAAGATATGAGTTCAGCTCGTTGAGCCGGTCAACGTTGTCGTGATAAGTGCGCCGAACCGGGTCCGACATGATTCCGTAGTAGCCGTTCTCCAAGTTGAGGAAGTCCCCGCTGACACGGTACTGCCGCGCGACCCGACGCCAATACGATTCGTCCCGAGCGACGTCGTCAGGGGCGCTGCCGCCCGGGAAGCGCGGCGCGCGGGTGTCCGCCCGAGCAGAGCCGACCACAGAGGTGGAGGCCAAGGTCCCGATACCCACGGCGAGACTGCGGCGAGACAGGTGCATTGAACGGCTCCTCGAGGGATGGTACGAACTATCGGCCATAGTAGATCACACAGACGTAGCGACGTACCGGACGGAAGTAGTGTCCAGAACAGTCGGCGGCTATCCGCCGGGTTGACTCACCGTTGTGGCATCGGGCTGCGGACGAAGCGTCGGGGCTTGAGCTCGCTTTTCGGAGACCGCCTGGCCACGAGCTATTGTTAGAACGATCGGTCGACGAGCGCGCAACCCCACTGCGGCAGACAGCAGGTGGCCTCCGCGCTGCAGCGCATGGTTCACCGAATCGTTCCCGGAACGCTGACGGCAACCGGTGGCAGCTGGCCAACGAAGCGACACAGCATTGGTGTGGTGGACTCGCCCGCTCCGGAGCACGCTGTATGAGATCCCGATCCCAGGAGGGCAAGCGATGCCGGACGAGTCGACGTTCCAGCACCCGCGGTTCGCGCGGATGTACGAGCGGATCAGCGCTGAGTCCGAGCGGCGCGGCGGTGCGCAGCACCGCGAGCGGGTGCTGGCGGAGCTGTCCGGGCGGGTGATCGAGGTCGGCGCGGGAAATGGGCTGAACTTCCGGCACTACCCGCATACCGTCACCGAAGTCATCGCGGTCGAGCCGGAGGACCGCCTGCGCGCTTTGGCCGATAAGGCAGCCGAATCCGCTGCCGTACCGATCCGGGTGACCAACGGGCATGCCGAAGCCCTGCCTGCCGAGGACGGCTCGTGCGACGCCGCGGTCGCTTCTCTCGTCCTGTGTTCGGTACCGAACCTCGCGGGGACCTTGGCCGAACTCCGACGGGTGCTTCGGCCTGGCGGCGATCTGCGGTTCTACGAGCACGTGCGGTCGGCGAACCCTTGGACCGGCCGCGTGCAGGACGTCATCACGCCCGTGTGGTCCCGCGCGGCCGGAGGGTGCCGCCTCAACCGCGACACGGCGTCGGCCTTGCAGGCGACGGGTTTCGAGATCGACGAACTGGATCGCTTCACCTACGTGCAGAACGAACGCAGCCCATTCCCCCGGTGCCCGCAGGCACCGTCAGAACCGGGGCATCGGCGCACGCTCGGTAAGCGCACCAGGAAGGAACTGCACCTGGCGAGCCCCTCCTCCACATCCGTCCACAGTGGAGTACGGGCTCGCGGGTAACCATGTTCACCACGACGAGATCCGGGCCGCGCCGAGCCTGGACCTCGGTTTCCCGCATCGCAAATCTCGGGACACGCGCCCACACCACCGATGGTCCGGCCGCGTCCACTTTGCACACAGCGGAAGTCGCCACGACCTCAGCGCTGGGATGTTCCCTCGCCACTGGGACGAGCCGCCCGTTCTTTCCGCCGTTGCCGCAGCACCAGCCCCAACTGCACGGCTGCGGCAGCGCCGATGAGCCCGACCATCAGCACGGCCGGCCACGACCAGCCGAAGATCACGCCGACGACCAACGCCACCGCGAGGAACGCCAGCGTTCTGACCAAGAACAACGCCATGCTTCGCGAACTCATCGCAACCGCTCCTCCCCAACCGGCTGTCGTCGGGCCCGTTGTCCGGCCGGTCCGGATCCGCCGACTCTTCAGGCAGTCCCGGCGCCGCCGCGGTGCTGCTTGAGCTTGTCGAGCATCGCACGATGTGCGACCGCGCCGTCGAGGGCGTTGCCCGGGAAGTCGTCCGAGCCACCAGGACCCGCTCACCAGCAACCGAGGAAACCAACCGCCCAGCCGCTGATCGGCGAGCACGTCGGTGAATCACTGCAGGTCGATAGCTCGGTAACAGAGCCCGGCGGTCGCTGCGTTCATGCTCAGCACGATTACGGCGAACACCCGGTGGAACGGCATGACGACGAGGACCATGTCCAGCCCACGCAACCGTCGAGCTACGCCGGGGTCCCCACCGCAGGCCAGAGCTCGCTCACCCCGCCGCAGCTGTCGTACACCGACGCCATCCTTTCAGTTCAATACACGTTAGTATGTTGATATGACCGTGGAACGCGATGACAGCTGCGGCCTGCTGTGCCTGGACCTCCCGCACGCCGAAGAGATCAGGGCCGGCCTGCCCGAGCTCTCGGACGTGGAACCCGCTGCGGCAGCGGCGCGAGCATTGGGGGATCCGACGCGGCTGACCATCGCCGCAGCGCTGCACACCGGCGGAGAGCTGTGCGTGTGCGATGTCTCGTGGGTGGCCGGCCATGCCAAGAATCTCGTGTCGCACCACCTGCGCCAGCTCAAGGTCGCGGGGCTGGTGACTTCGCGCCGGGACGGCAAGCTCGTGATGTACGGGCTGACCGAACAAGGTCGCACGCTGACCTACGCCGTCCTCGGCACATCCGCCCCCACGAGCGCGGTGACGACAGGACGGGCATTGGAAGACCGACGATGAGCGCCGAGTGCTGCGGACCCGACGAATCCGGTTCCTCGCACGAACCGGGCCACGACCGGCACAGCGCCGAACGGCTCTGGCAGGTGCGCGAACTGCAGTTGGCTGCCGCGGCCGCCCTGTTACTGGCCGCGGGATGGTTGATCGGACTAACGGGGGCCAAGCAGGTCGGGCTCGGGGTCGAACTCGCTGCCGCCGTCGTCGGAGCGGCCACGTTCGCGCCGGAAGCGGTGCGCAACGTGCTGCGCCGCCGGGTCGGTGTCGGCACGTTGATGACCATCGCCGCCGTCGGTGCAGTGGCACTCGGGCAATTCGCCGAAGCCGCCCTGCTCGGGGTGCTGTTCTCGATCGCCGAAGGGCTGGAGCACTACGCGATCGCCCGCACCCGCCGCGGATTGCGATCGCTGCTGGGCCTGGTGCCGCCCACCGCCACCGTCCTGCGCAACGGCGTGGAAAACCGAGTCTCCCCCGATGACCTCGTCGTTGGTGATCGGCTGCTGCTGCGCCCCGGCGAGCGTGCGGCCACCGACGGCGTGATCAGCTCCGGCCGCACCAGCCTGGACCTCTCGGCGATCACCGGCGAATCCGTACCGGTCGAAGCCGGTCCCGGCGACATCGCCCACGCTGGAGCGATCAACGGTGGCGGCGCCGTCGAAATCGAAGTGAGCGCCCCGGCTTCGGACTCCTCACTGGCACGCATCGTGCACATCGTCGAGCAGGCCCAAGATCGCAAGGGCCGCGGGCAACGGCTCGCCGACCGCATCGCCAGGCCGCTGGTACCCGGCATCATGGCCCTCGCCGCGGTGATCGCCGCACTGGGACTCGTCCTGGGCGAGCCACTGGTGTGGATCGAACGCGCCTTGGTCGTACTCGTGGCCGCTTCCCCCTGCGCGTTGGCAATCTCCGTGCCGTTGACGGTCGTCGCGGCGGTCGGCGCCGCCAGCCGCACGGGCGCACTCGTCAAAGGGGGCGCCGCGCTGGAGGAACTCGGGCGCATCAAGACCGTGGCGGTCGACAAGACCGGCACCCTCACCCGCAACGAGCCGCGGGTCGTCGAAGTTGTCACGACCGGCGGCGCCACCGAGCACGACGTGCTCACGACCGCCGCCGCACTCGAGGCCCGCAGCGAACATCCGCTCGCCCGGGCGATCCTGTCGGCCGTCGAGGCGCCCACCGCTGCCGACGAGGTCACCGCGACACCCGGGCACGGCCTGCACGGGCACCTCGACGGAATCCCACTCCGCCTGGGCAAACCCGGATGGATCAACGCCGACGCGATCGCCGACGACGTGGCGCGGTTGCAACACGACGGCGCAACCGTCGTGCTCGTCGAACGCGACGGCGCCCTGCTCGGGGCGGTCGGGGTCCGCGACGACCTCCGCGCCGAAGCCCCCGAAACGATCCGACGGCTGCGCGGGCAGGGCATCGACGCGGCGATGCTCACCGGCGA from Saccharopolyspora sp. SCSIO 74807 encodes:
- a CDS encoding class I SAM-dependent methyltransferase, whose amino-acid sequence is MPDESTFQHPRFARMYERISAESERRGGAQHRERVLAELSGRVIEVGAGNGLNFRHYPHTVTEVIAVEPEDRLRALADKAAESAAVPIRVTNGHAEALPAEDGSCDAAVASLVLCSVPNLAGTLAELRRVLRPGGDLRFYEHVRSANPWTGRVQDVITPVWSRAAGGCRLNRDTASALQATGFEIDELDRFTYVQNERSPFPRCPQAPSEPGHRRTLGKRTRKELHLASPSSTSVHSGVRARG
- a CDS encoding metalloregulator ArsR/SmtB family transcription factor; this translates as MTVERDDSCGLLCLDLPHAEEIRAGLPELSDVEPAAAAARALGDPTRLTIAAALHTGGELCVCDVSWVAGHAKNLVSHHLRQLKVAGLVTSRRDGKLVMYGLTEQGRTLTYAVLGTSAPTSAVTTGRALEDRR
- a CDS encoding cation-translocating P-type ATPase, with translation MSAECCGPDESGSSHEPGHDRHSAERLWQVRELQLAAAAALLLAAGWLIGLTGAKQVGLGVELAAAVVGAATFAPEAVRNVLRRRVGVGTLMTIAAVGAVALGQFAEAALLGVLFSIAEGLEHYAIARTRRGLRSLLGLVPPTATVLRNGVENRVSPDDLVVGDRLLLRPGERAATDGVISSGRTSLDLSAITGESVPVEAGPGDIAHAGAINGGGAVEIEVSAPASDSSLARIVHIVEQAQDRKGRGQRLADRIARPLVPGIMALAAVIAALGLVLGEPLVWIERALVVLVAASPCALAISVPLTVVAAVGAASRTGALVKGGAALEELGRIKTVAVDKTGTLTRNEPRVVEVVTTGGATEHDVLTTAAALEARSEHPLARAILSAVEAPTAADEVTATPGHGLHGHLDGIPLRLGKPGWINADAIADDVARLQHDGATVVLVERDGALLGAVGVRDDLRAEAPETIRRLRGQGIDAAMLTGDNTRTATELAQQAGIGTVHAELRPEDKARRLDELRNGRKIAMVGDGINDAPALATADVGIAMGAMGTDVAIETADVALMGEDLRHLPQVLEHARHARTVMLQNIGLSLAIIIVLIPLAAFGVLGLATVVFVHELAEVLVIGNAVRAARARPLPDTAPVAAPGKREPSVTGKPTGRPDSSGCCDAC
- a CDS encoding aminotransferase class V-fold PLP-dependent enzyme; amino-acid sequence: MHLSRRSLAVGIGTLASTSVVGSARADTRAPRFPGGSAPDDVARDESYWRRVARQYRVSGDFLNLENGYYGIMSDPVRRTYHDNVDRLNELNSYLLRTTYKPDADKIRARIAAMLGARDEEIALTQSGTEALQNLISGYNDLRAGDTVMYADLDYPDMQDAMDWLKQRRGVEVATFALPEPPTRQAVLDAYDAALRKNPKTKLLLLSHVNNRTGLATPVREIVSMARAHGVDVIVDAAHSWGQLDFRVEDLGADFVGFSLHKWIGAPLGTGFLYIRKERLGSIDVLFEDESNPADDIKSRVVSGTRDVASMLSVPAALDYHDDLGGAAVKQARLQYLRDCWVEAAADLSNVEVLTPADAKMHGGITSFRITGRTSTEDNEKIAKYLFDRYQIFVVDKDGPARGGCVRVTPGLYTLREHVDRFGAALRDVAEAFRR